The Temnothorax longispinosus isolate EJ_2023e chromosome 12, Tlon_JGU_v1, whole genome shotgun sequence genome includes a window with the following:
- the LOC139823290 gene encoding uncharacterized Golgi apparatus membrane protein-like protein CG5021 yields MASATVPLLMDDDTIAFGEEEEAAQNANRLKHPYVTLFHLAFRIAAIIVYLFCGLFSNSFIASFVTVVLLLSMDFWTVKNITGRLMVGLRWWNYVDDDGKSHWIFESRKGVQQNRINATEARIFWLALILCPLFWSMLFIAALFGFKFKWLLLVCIAIVLNGANLYGYIKCKMGNDQNISAATSDFIRKQVLQNVTSIMSRSPPTNNSTQPTNVI; encoded by the exons ATGGCGTCCGCAACG GTACCTTTACTGATGGATGACGATACGATTGCTTTcggggaggaagaggaggcCGCCCAGAATGCCAACAGGCTTAA ACACCCGTACGTTACGCTGTTTCACTTGGCCTTCAGGATAGCGGCTATAATAGTTTATTTGTTTTGCGGTTTGTTTTCAAATAGTTTTATAGCGAGCTTTGTAACAGTGGTACTACTTTTATCGATGGATTTTTGGaccgttaaaaatattacgggAAGATTAATGGTCGGCCTTAGATGGTGGAATTATGTGGATGACGATGGCAAAAGTCATTGGATCTTTGAGTCTCGAAAG GGTGTACAACAGAACCGTATTAATGCGACTGAGGCGCGAATCTTTTGGTTGGCCCTGATCTTATGCCCACTTTTTTGGTCAATGCTATTCATTGCGGCATTATTTGGTTTTAAATTCAAGTGGCTTCTCCTCGTTTGCATTGCCATAGTTTTAAATGGTGCGAATCTGTATGgctatattaaatgtaaaatgggAAATGATCAAAACATTTCAGCGGCCACAAGTGATTTCATCAGGAAACAAGTGttgcaaaat GTTACTTCCATAATGAGTAGGAGTCCACCAACGAATAATTCCACTCAACCAACTAATgtaatatag